The Ornithodoros turicata isolate Travis chromosome 9, ASM3712646v1, whole genome shotgun sequence genome includes a region encoding these proteins:
- the LOC135369525 gene encoding kinesin-like protein KIF2A yields the protein MDDRLEGDGGLRPGLNVDIRRTDGRVHAATITAVDFRTGLVTVEWFEGGETKGKQLEVEALLRLNPALRIPRVTCNEFDVTQDKSPRRSSSPTNTGRKTRQADHVVDGPGDYEFRGRQQRFREMATDRRETDAILRRSSENMFEHRAEPASPRARKINRPVLDEEEALREVVKRYRYLIDVSELWMTADVRMLTRVASGRATEDAWVRELEELLMEKLGLLSELKDSVSRYRKIRDT from the exons ATGGACGACCGTCTCGAAGGTGACGGCGGACTTCGTCCGGGCCTCAACGTTGACATCCGTCGTACAGACGGGCGCGTGCATGCCGCAACCATCACTGCAGTCGACTTTCGCACGGGACTGGTCACAGTGGAGTGGTTCGAAGGCGGAGAGACCAAGGGCAAACAACTGGAGGTTGAAGCGCTTCTGCGACTCAATCCCGCGCTTCGCATCCCGCGCGTCACGTGCAACGAGTTCGACGTCACACAAGACAAGTCACCTCGACGTTCGTCCTCACCCACG AACACTGGGCGGAAAACGAGGCAAGCGGACCACGTGGTTGACGGACCTGGCGATTACGAATTTCGAGGACGTCAACAAAGATTTAGGGAGATGGCGACAGATCGCCGTGAAACAGATGCGATACTTCGCAGGAGCTCGGAGAACATGTTCGAGCACAGAGCAGAGCCTGCAAGTCCACGAGCACGCAAG atAAATCGTCCAGTCCTCGATGAGGAGGAAGCTCTGCGCGAAGTGGTGAAGCGGTACCGGTACTTGATTGACGTTAGTGAGCTTTGGATGACAGCCGATGTGCGCATGCTCACAAGGGTTGCCAGCGGTAGAGCTACAGAAGATGCTTGGGTGCGAGAGCTGGAGGAACTCCTCATGGAAAAGCTCGGTCTCCTATCGGAGCTGAAGGACTCGGTTAGCCGCTATCGAAAGATAAGAGATACCTAG